The following are from one region of the Microbacterium paraoxydans genome:
- a CDS encoding acyl carrier protein encodes MAFTNDEVLAGLAELITDETGINASEVALEKSFTDDLDIDSISMMTIVVNAEEKFGVTIPDDEVKNLKTVGDAVNFIVAGQE; translated from the coding sequence ATGGCTTTCACCAACGATGAGGTCCTCGCCGGCCTCGCAGAGCTGATCACCGACGAGACCGGCATCAACGCCAGCGAGGTCGCCCTGGAGAAGTCGTTCACGGACGACCTCGACATCGACTCGATCTCGATGATGACGATCGTCGTCAACGCCGAGGAGAAGTTCGGCGTCACCATCCCCGACGACGAGGTCAAGAACCTGAAGACCGTCGGCGACGCCGTCAACTTCATCGTCGCGGGCCAGGAGTAA
- a CDS encoding beta-ketoacyl-[acyl-carrier-protein] synthase family protein, translating to MTKRIVVTGIGATSAIGGTAPENWDNLLAGASGARTIEHDWVQEYDLPVTFAASASVRPEEVLPRHEAKRLDPSSQFALIAAREAWADAGSPEVAPERLGVDFATGIGGLWTLLDAWDTLREKGPRRVMPLTVPMLMPNAAAGNLSLQFEARAYAQTVVSACASSTESIIHAFHHLQEGLADVVIAGGTESAIHPITMAAFASAQALSRRNDDPAHASRPGAIDRDGFVMGEGAAALILETEEHAKARGAKIYGYVLGGGVTADAYHITGNDPEGKGAARAVVQALEEAGITPDQVTHINAHATSTPVGDPNEYVALKNVFGDRIDEIPVSATKASTGHLLGGTGALEAIFSLLALRDRVAPPTINMTEPDPEVPFRLSGEAAPLGDGPQIAISNSFGFGGHNAVLVLGGVD from the coding sequence ATGACCAAGCGCATCGTCGTCACCGGCATCGGCGCCACCTCCGCCATCGGCGGGACGGCCCCGGAGAACTGGGACAACCTTCTCGCCGGTGCCTCCGGCGCCCGCACGATCGAGCACGACTGGGTGCAGGAGTACGACCTGCCCGTCACGTTCGCCGCCTCCGCGAGCGTCCGCCCGGAAGAGGTGCTGCCCCGCCACGAGGCGAAGCGTCTCGACCCCTCTTCGCAGTTCGCCCTCATCGCGGCTCGCGAAGCCTGGGCGGACGCGGGCTCGCCCGAGGTCGCTCCTGAGCGCCTCGGCGTCGACTTCGCGACGGGGATCGGCGGCCTCTGGACGCTGCTCGACGCCTGGGACACGCTGCGCGAGAAGGGCCCCCGCCGGGTCATGCCGCTGACCGTGCCGATGCTGATGCCGAACGCGGCCGCCGGCAACCTGTCGCTGCAGTTCGAGGCCCGCGCCTACGCACAGACCGTCGTCAGCGCGTGCGCCTCCAGCACCGAGTCGATCATCCACGCCTTCCACCACCTGCAGGAGGGGCTGGCCGACGTCGTCATCGCCGGCGGCACCGAGTCGGCGATCCACCCGATCACGATGGCCGCGTTCGCGTCCGCGCAGGCGCTGTCGCGCCGCAACGACGACCCTGCCCATGCCTCCCGACCCGGCGCGATCGACCGCGACGGCTTCGTGATGGGCGAGGGTGCCGCGGCCCTCATCCTCGAGACCGAGGAGCACGCCAAGGCCCGCGGCGCGAAGATCTACGGCTACGTCCTCGGCGGTGGAGTGACCGCCGACGCGTACCACATCACCGGCAACGACCCCGAGGGCAAGGGGGCGGCCCGCGCCGTCGTCCAGGCACTCGAGGAGGCCGGCATCACCCCCGACCAGGTGACGCACATCAATGCCCACGCGACCTCGACGCCGGTCGGCGACCCCAACGAGTACGTCGCGCTGAAGAACGTCTTCGGCGACCGGATCGACGAGATCCCGGTTTCGGCGACCAAGGCGTCGACCGGACACCTCCTGGGCGGGACCGGCGCGCTGGAGGCGATCTTCTCCCTTCTCGCGCTGCGGGACCGCGTGGCCCCGCCGACGATCAACATGACCGAGCCCGACCCGGAGGTGCCGTTCCGTCTGTCCGGAGAGGCGGCTCCGCTCGGCGACGGCCCGCAGATCGCCATCAGCAACTCGTTCGGCTTCGGCGGACACAACGCGGTGCTCGTGCTCGGCGGCGTCGACTGA
- the yczE gene encoding membrane protein YczE: MLFRAVFLPFTATSRRDLVERLVQLVGGLFLYGVALGFMVRGGIGVAPWDVLSLGVARWTGLGYGVVTVLISIVVLLLWIPLRQRVGLGTLLNALLIGPFADLTLLVLPAPPSVWVGAPMFLFGLVLLAFATGLYIAADFGPGPRDGLMTGLVRVTRWPVWLARTVIEGSVLLVGFLLGGPVGVGTVLFAFGVGPLIGWFLPRIERRRRERSQRLAVRARAPLGP, from the coding sequence ATGCTCTTCCGTGCCGTCTTCCTGCCGTTCACCGCGACCAGCCGTCGAGACCTGGTCGAGCGACTGGTGCAGCTCGTGGGCGGGCTCTTCCTCTACGGCGTCGCCCTCGGCTTCATGGTGCGAGGCGGCATCGGCGTCGCGCCCTGGGACGTGCTCTCGCTGGGTGTCGCGCGCTGGACGGGACTCGGGTACGGAGTCGTCACGGTGCTGATCTCGATCGTCGTCCTGCTGCTGTGGATCCCGCTCCGTCAACGGGTGGGTCTCGGCACCCTGCTCAACGCGCTGCTCATCGGCCCGTTCGCCGACCTCACGCTCCTCGTGCTGCCTGCTCCGCCGTCCGTGTGGGTGGGGGCGCCCATGTTCCTCTTCGGACTCGTGCTGCTGGCGTTCGCCACCGGGCTCTACATCGCGGCGGACTTCGGCCCCGGACCGCGCGACGGACTCATGACGGGGCTCGTCCGGGTGACCCGATGGCCGGTCTGGCTGGCGCGGACGGTCATCGAGGGGTCCGTGCTGCTCGTCGGCTTCCTCCTCGGCGGTCCGGTGGGCGTCGGCACCGTGCTGTTCGCGTTCGGCGTCGGCCCGTTGATCGGATGGTTCCTCCCGCGGATCGAGCGCCGCCGTCGGGAGCGTTCGCAGCGCCTTGCCGTCCGGGCGCGCGCGCCCCTGGGTCCCTGA
- the yczR gene encoding MocR-like transcription factor YczR, which translates to MASRLVTQLGTQDIDDASASGLADRIRALILDGRLTVGERLPSERALALELRRSRSTITRAYGVLEAGGYVSRHHGGSTRVTLPHGPAAAAPDADDEAIDLSIASMDSTPGLYDATVRSLPRLAALRGTSGYSLQGLPELREAVARRFTERGAATSADEIMITSGALNAVNLILTAIGRRGERALVEQPTFPHALEALHRHGYRLLPTPVDTDGWDTRHLTDTLLTARPHVAYLIPDFHNPTGATLPQEERSRIATTARNTGTHLIVDETTAELDIDRGWAPAPMAADGPNVITVGSMSKIAWGGMRIGWIRAERSVIARLLAVRPSFELGTALLEQCIAVELLDDVSALTQHVRRRLTAGREAVATGIAGIPGMRMPETPGGLSAWIDLGAPLSTTLSLAARERGLILPPGPRFTTGGVLERRLRVPITLPPERAAEAMTRLAQAWADVRGGGVNTVDDLAHAAVI; encoded by the coding sequence ATGGCCTCCCGTCTCGTCACCCAGCTCGGTACGCAGGACATCGACGACGCCTCGGCGTCGGGCCTGGCCGACCGCATCAGGGCCCTCATCCTCGATGGACGCCTCACCGTCGGCGAGCGGCTGCCGAGCGAGCGCGCCCTCGCGCTCGAGCTGCGGCGGTCACGCTCGACCATCACCCGCGCCTACGGCGTTCTCGAGGCCGGCGGCTACGTGTCCCGGCATCATGGTGGAAGCACCAGAGTGACCCTCCCGCACGGCCCGGCGGCCGCCGCCCCCGACGCGGACGACGAGGCGATCGACCTGTCGATCGCCTCGATGGACTCGACCCCCGGCCTGTACGACGCGACCGTGCGGTCCCTCCCCCGGCTGGCGGCCCTGCGCGGGACGAGCGGCTATTCGCTGCAGGGCCTTCCCGAGCTCCGAGAAGCCGTGGCCCGCCGGTTCACCGAACGTGGCGCGGCGACCTCGGCCGACGAGATCATGATCACCTCCGGCGCCTTGAACGCCGTCAACCTCATCCTCACGGCGATCGGCCGCCGGGGCGAACGCGCCCTCGTGGAGCAACCGACCTTCCCGCACGCGCTCGAGGCTCTGCACCGGCACGGCTACCGGCTGCTCCCGACGCCGGTCGACACCGACGGCTGGGACACCCGGCACCTCACCGACACCCTGCTGACCGCACGCCCGCACGTCGCGTACCTCATCCCCGACTTCCACAACCCCACCGGAGCGACGCTGCCGCAGGAGGAGCGGTCTCGGATCGCGACGACGGCCCGCAACACCGGCACGCACCTGATCGTCGACGAGACGACGGCGGAGCTCGACATCGACCGAGGATGGGCACCGGCGCCGATGGCGGCCGATGGCCCGAACGTGATCACGGTGGGATCGATGTCGAAGATCGCGTGGGGAGGCATGCGCATCGGCTGGATCCGCGCCGAGCGCTCGGTCATCGCCCGGCTGCTGGCCGTCCGTCCCTCGTTCGAGCTCGGCACCGCCCTCCTCGAGCAGTGCATCGCCGTGGAGTTGCTCGACGACGTCTCGGCACTGACCCAGCACGTCCGGCGACGTCTCACTGCCGGGCGGGAAGCCGTGGCCACGGGAATCGCCGGGATCCCGGGGATGCGGATGCCGGAGACACCCGGCGGGCTCTCCGCCTGGATCGATCTCGGCGCTCCCCTGTCGACGACCCTCTCGCTCGCCGCACGCGAACGGGGACTCATCCTGCCGCCCGGGCCGCGCTTCACGACCGGCGGGGTGTTGGAGCGGCGACTCCGGGTCCCGATCACGCTCCCGCCCGAGCGCGCGGCGGAGGCGATGACGCGCCTGGCGCAGGCCTGGGCGGACGTGCGCGGCGGTGGTGTGAACACCGTCGACGACCTCGCGCACGCGGCCGTGATCTGA
- a CDS encoding DUF3145 domain-containing protein yields the protein MATAYARGVVFIHSAPRALCPHLEWAVGRAIGRAVNFDWTEQPVLTGARRAEFYWDGPVGTGAALATAIRGWEHLRFEVTEDPTPRSDGGRWLHTPDLGIHYAQTDAAGNIVIGEDRIRYAMEIAAGNAVELQRELDIALGSAWDEELEPFRHASDDARVVWLHKVG from the coding sequence ATGGCGACGGCTTACGCACGCGGAGTGGTTTTCATCCACTCGGCGCCTCGCGCGCTCTGCCCGCACCTGGAATGGGCGGTGGGTCGCGCTATCGGGCGTGCGGTGAACTTCGACTGGACCGAGCAGCCCGTGCTGACCGGCGCGCGCCGCGCCGAGTTCTATTGGGACGGTCCCGTCGGTACCGGTGCTGCCCTCGCGACCGCGATCCGGGGCTGGGAGCACCTCCGGTTCGAGGTGACCGAGGATCCCACGCCGCGCAGTGACGGCGGTCGGTGGCTGCACACGCCCGACCTCGGCATCCACTACGCCCAGACCGATGCCGCCGGCAACATCGTCATCGGCGAGGACCGCATCCGCTACGCGATGGAGATCGCCGCGGGCAACGCCGTCGAGCTGCAGCGCGAGCTCGACATCGCCCTGGGCTCCGCCTGGGACGAGGAGCTGGAGCCCTTCCGCCACGCCAGCGACGACGCGCGCGTCGTCTGGCTCCACAAGGTCGGCTGA